A stretch of the Lolium perenne isolate Kyuss_39 chromosome 3, Kyuss_2.0, whole genome shotgun sequence genome encodes the following:
- the LOC127345333 gene encoding uncharacterized protein: MSWWKSRSHLSDSDEAYGEATPGAGVNRSTSPPKKSRGKKAADEDYPGYGDGNRGGGYNGGGYGGGGGGYNNGFGGSTPYRSGNSVRGTVTPYGGGGYNSNSPYGNGGYNSSPYGNSGGGGGYNNSSYGHGGEGYDAGRTPMYINTREVHVYGAPTNNDGDDQRRGGGSGGFFGPALHAVGHFVDRRFGLDSRN; encoded by the coding sequence ATGTCGTGGTGGAAGAGCAGGTCACACTTGTCGGACTCCGACGAGGCGTACGGCGAAGCGACGCCCGGCGCCGGCGTGAACCGCTCCACATCTCCTCCGAAGAAATCGCGCGGCAAGAAGGCCGCCGACGAGGACTATCCAGGCTACGGCGACGGCAATAGAGGCGGCGGCTACAACGGCGGCGGTTacggcgggggcggcggcgggtaTAACAACGGCTTCGGCGGAAGCACCCCATACAGAAGCGGCAACAGCGTGAGGGGTACTGTTACACcctacggcggcggcggctacAACAGCAACTCTCCATACGGCAACGGAGGTTATAACAGCTCTCCCTACGGcaacagcggcggcggcggcgggtataACAATTCTTCCTACGGCCACGGCGGCGAAGGGTACGACGCCGGGCGGACGCCGATGTACATAAACACGAGGGAGGTCCACGTGTACGGAGCGCCAACGAACAACGACGGCGATGACCAGAGGcggggcggcggcagcggcgggttCTTTGGTCCGGCTTTACACGCCGTCGGCCATTTCGTCGACCGCAGGTTCGGCCTCGACAGCAGGAACTGA